The DNA sequence ATCTAAATAGTTATACTTTTACAGAAGAATTTATTTTTTTCTTGTGCTCGTGTCACTTGCAATTGATATTCTCAAAGGGTACATAAAAAGTTCATATCCTTCAATTCAAAATATAATAGGAATGAGCAACTAAAGTGGCGCGAAATACATATTAGTTTTTATAACCGAACAAAAAAGGAATATTAGATTAGTTAGGGATTTTAAAATCTACGCCATGCACGAAACACAAATAATATAAAATCTTGTCATGCATCTTTTTTTTAATCTCTAAAAGAAGAATCAACACTGGAAAGTGAAGGAAAAAATCTAGCTATGAGATTtttattgaattattttttattttggttCGTGTATTGCGGCAAGGTTAAGGATGTTTTAACATATCTTATAAGCTATGAAATCAAGATATTAAAAGGTCACTCCCCGTATCACAAATTTATCAAATCATATATaattttcaaattcatttaatgCATCAAACGTTTTTTAGTTTAATATCTAATCCTAAGCATTTTTTTCTTACATCTTAAGCATATGTGTATTGTTATAAATTAAACAAGCGGCAGAAGGGAAAGTAGCAACCAAATTTAAAGATTGCAGTACCTTCGGCACCATAACAGCATATTGACTCTGTGCCCAAATGTGGTGGACAGAGCACCATGGCGATGACGACCACGATGAAGAACAGCACATCCATGGACATGTGAGTAATTGTAAATTTCctataaaaataagaaaatacGATGAAACTCAACTAAAATAGAACAATCTGAAAGAATTTTTATTGTATTCCAGATAAAGTTTTACAATGAATCTTGGATATGACTAGAGCCTATAAAAACTTACCCCTGGCTCACTTTTCACATTTACATGTTTATCGCAGCGCACACCACGGAAAAACAGCTCACCGCCGGTAAATTGCTCACCCAAGCAGACGTTTAGAGTGACTTCGGAGTCATCCACGTGAAGGTCTACAAGCGCATAGTTCTTAAGATTATTTTATGTATAGAAAACTAAGCTATCTAGTATGAAATTGTGTTTGCTGTGAGAGAGTCGTACTTTAATGTCGAAATTAAGTATATCTATATATGAACTTTGGGCGAAAAAGGAGCATCGTCTATGTGAAAAAGTGCAAACTGATCACTTACCCATATGATCATCTCTATTCGTCCCATACTCGACGATGTAGCCATGATGAGAATCGAGTGTTGCTCCTCCAACTTTATGAAAGAAAACTGCAGACTCCATATGTATACCATTTCATTAGAAAAGGAACTAAGAAAGCATATAAAATGCAGCTCTGTTATTGACAAAATTAGCGGTATATATCGTTTTGTTTCTAAATTAGTAGTAACGAGAAAAAAATTCATTAATTACCTCTAGACAAAGGAAGTATAAAATCTTCCATCAACTTGCCAAGCATTGTTTCCATGCCAAAGTCATCAAGAACTGAACCATGTGCACTCAATGTATTTGGCCGCATAATTCTGGTTCTTGTCTCACGGATCCAATTCTCAACATTTTTTACCTATATATGCAAAAAGAACCTGGTAATAACTCATAAAAGATAAAAGCTAAACTACTACAAGCAAATTAGGCAATAGCAGACCACAAGATTCAAAATGGTAAACAATACCTCATCTAGCAGCATTTTACAGAATTCTGGCTGCAGCATTTCAAATGTTAGAATTCCCGGAGATGGTTCAGATATTATATTCCGAAAACCCTCCTCCGTGTTCTCACTGACTGCTTTGAGAAAAGAAGGTACAAAGAACCTGGTGGGGTTCATCTGATACAGCTCACGATGCATAGGCTACAAGAGAAACAAGGTTGATTAGAAGAAACAAAAAAGAATTACTGAATGAAATTACTATGCTAAAATTAAAATTAGCTCAAACTTTACTCTAGCTAGTGTAATATATATAAATTGAGCAAGTTAAGAGCATAAACTTTATTTATACCCGATAAGTAGACAAGATACCCTCCCTGTATTCTTTGTTTAATTTCCTCCGTCTGAGATTAGCTTGGCTACCATTCTCATTTCCCTGGTTAGTAGACATTGTTGGTCTCTGAATCTGTTAATTTTAGCTCTTTTCTTGAGATGGTCTGCGGATTTTAGATTTGTTAGGTGAGGGAATAGGACTATATATATAGATGAAATTTAGGGTTTGTGGGCTTGTCTCTGCGGCCCAAGGTGGTGACTAGTGAGGTGGTGAATGCGTCACATGCTCATCAGATCTAGGAATACCTCATGTACTCATCAGATATCAGCACTATAGAATACAATAGTGACGTCAACTTAATAGAGAAGCCTTTTTGAGGTCAaaaatattaatcaaataagcAAAAAATTAGTATAGGCTAACGTTTATAAAATAAACGTATAGAGACTAAAAGGGAtaatatttagcatataaattggaaaaatatttttagaaattgaATCTAGAAATTATTAATTAGAAAGATATCACAACAAATACTATTTATGTAAAAGTAAAACACCATATATGTTTTGGATTATTCCATATTTTGTCAAGAATAATAGATTTGTTTATAATTGTAAAATTTAGTGTTTAATTTGACTAAAAGAGAATATTCCTCGTGACAAAAAAAATTGTGACAAAAaagtatatttatatattttcaatTTCTGCATTTGTGATTTCAAAGAATATCTATGAATATTATATATTCTTTTTGTTATACTATAATTGATGTATTTTTTAGGAAAAATATTACACAATCTTGAATTTTTCTTTAAAAAGTGAATTTTTTTACAAATTTAACAGACTACGGATTCAATTTCACAAATAAAAAAAAGTAAGGTTTCATTTATGTAGAAGAATTcaaccaactgagccaaccttCGGGGCAAATTTTTTTTAGATATTTGAATTTAGAAACAATTGTATACGTGGAATAGCGGAAATTTTAAAAATACCTTCCAACAATGGTTGCAACTTTAAGAAACTAAAGAATAATAATATGATGTTCATATATAAAAAAATGTACAAAAAATGATAAAATTTCACTACAATAAAAATATATTGTTTTGACCACTAAATCAGTTGAAAATATCCCAAAATTGATTATGGAGCCCAACATGGGTGGGACCCATCCATGTCAGCGGCCAATTCGCCTGTCATGTGGAGTTGGACTCATACACGTCACCTGCCACGCGGGATTTTCAGAGCTGAGAACAcattttttatcatttttttctACTATTACTTATTAACGTGGTAGAAAATAACTTAGAAAATGAGCGAAATTACTAGGTTTTTGCAGGTAAGCCTGGTAGGAAATGGATATATATGGGTAGAAATTTACGgggattttttttaatttgtttacCTGTACTACTAATGGcacaaataattataaaaaatataaataataaataattaacatCACAAAGTTATCGtacataaatattaaaataatcaTTCATTATATACATTCACAAAATAAATGAAATCATGATCAAAATGAACTAATCATTCCTCAACCATGCCAATCATGTCAACCTTTCATACCACTATCTGAATTGTTCATCATCACCAAAAGCAAATATAACTCAAACACAAGGTCCAAATTTAACAAAAGCAGGCAAATGGTTTAAAAATTTCCATGAAAATGACAAAGATCATGATAATAGCACAAAATTCTACATAAGTATGAAGTTGATTACTAAAGACTTTACAAATCATCGCCAACATCAGCATCCATGTCGAAATGAAGTCATTTAGGTTGTTTAAAACATGGATGCAAATTATACGTGGTAAAGTGGGCTTATCTTTGTTCATTTCTTACCACTGTCGTTAGGAAATGGTTTACATTTTGTATGGACTTATGCCCTTTGACttgaaaattaggaaaaaaatgACTTATAAGAAATTTATCAGTAAGAAATAAGATAGTAAGAAAAACCCGTTTTTCTTATAGTATATAAAAAcaaactgttagatatatttgataatgtcatggctaatatgttttatgtttagctttcagatcttacgtgaacaggataaatcagtacttaactgttgatcagtacttatactggaagtcaggacttaaggatatcagtacttatattatcaggagataatcatcagaagatagatatcagaacttaagtgctgaaggacaatcagataaggacagtagctgattaaaggaaagaagatcgagataaacataagaagagatatgcatgaagaaggaattccgtgaagaatggaatacttggaagaaaagatatctgattgatatattttaggaagcagaattatattccatatcaattagcgattatcttgtaactgtgtagtatataaacacagacatagggtttacactataagtgttatcattattagaaaagattattcattgtaaccctagcagctctcgtgatatttgttcatcactgagaggtaacagttccatactgtaacagagtttattgtttcaataaagtttgttttctgttacttaagatcttaaagttcgatttgagtgtactatacactgtattcaccccctctacagtgtgtgtgtgacctaacaattggtatcagagcctatctgttaacttacatacagttaaagatccaaacacaatcatgtcggacacagaaactccaactaagcctaccacaattgaggaaccaccaaagacacaaattcagagtcgatatgagaccatcagagtccccatactgagaccatctgaatatcccatatggaaggtaaggatgaccatgttcctggaagcaacagatccagaatacctggatagaatcaaggaaggtcctcacaaaccaaccaaactcgctgttgcagttgcaggtgaagcagcaacgaccgtaccaaaggagaagagtgattatactgctgaggacatagcatcaattgctaaggatgctaaggtacgacacttactgcatagtgccattgataatgtaatgtcaaacagggtaatcaactgcaagactgctaaggagatatgggatgctctggaaacaaggtgtcagggaactgacacaattaagaagaacaggaagacaatactcactcaagagtatgaacactttgactcaaagactaatgagtcattgaatgatttatatgatagatttgtcaaacttttgaatgatttgtcattggttgataaagagtatgatcttgaagatttaaaccttaagttcctgttagctcttcctgaatgctgggatttgaaggcaacgacaataagagacgactacaatcttgatgaaacaactcttgacgaaatctatggaatgctcaagactcatgagctggagatggaacaaagaagcaagaggaaaggaggaaagtcaaggacagttgctcttaaggctgaagaagaattccccaaagcagcttcctcaaagaaagacaagggtaaagctcttttcataaagtctgatactgagtcatcaagtgctgagagtgatgatgactcagattctgaaagcttgcctgagactgatgctgatgaggagatgatgaagctgtgtgctcttatggtgaaaggaatcacaaagattgcatacaggaagttcaggaagggaaagaagttttccaggaaaagcataagttctgataagaagaatttcagaagatctgaaggcagaggaggaaagtctgacataggagatttcaccaatgttaaatgctataactgtggtgagaaaggccacatatctcctgactgcaagaaggtaaagggtgacagaggcaaggctcttgtcacaaagcagaaaagctggacagacacttcagactctgaaagtgaggagaactatgcattgatggcaaatactgataaagaaagtgctgagagcagttctgaagctgctgaaacaaaggtacctcagactacttatgcttttcatactgatgatattaatgagttgagaagatatcttaaaaccatgtttgttagctatagagaccaaactttaacatgtgaaagattaacttctgaaaatcttgcatttaagaaaaggaatgatttcttaaaaaaagagttagtcatgttccatcaaactcagaaggatagagatgatgctttttatgttaggaataaagcaggaattttctgctcctggtactccacagcaaaatggagttgttgaaaggaagaatagaactctcattgaagctgcacgtacaatgcttgaaaaagcaaagcttccaacctatttctgggctgaagctgtgcagactgcttgttttactcaaaatgcaacactcattaacaagcatggaaaaacaacatatgagatggtgaagaaaaagaagccaaatctaaaatattttcatgtatttggatgcaagtgttttattctcaagactcatcctgaacagctatcaaagttggatctaaaagctgatgaaggaatctttgttggatatccactttccacaaaagccttcagagtctataatttgagaacaaaagtggtcatggaatctatcaatgtctcttttgatgacaagaagatcactggtcttaaagatttcattgaccatgatcagctgagatttgaaaatgaagactcatattctgatactgaaaatcctgacagtctaagtcctgatactgcaaactctgatggattaaactctgatgttattgaaactgt is a window from the Apium graveolens cultivar Ventura chromosome 1, ASM990537v1, whole genome shotgun sequence genome containing:
- the LOC141713986 gene encoding 2-oxoglutarate and iron-dependent oxygenase domain-containing protein CP2-like, with product MSTNQGNENGSQANLRRRKLNKEYREGILSTYRPMHRELYQMNPTRFFVPSFLKAVSENTEEGFRNIISEPSPGILTFEMLQPEFCKMLLDEVKNVENWIRETRTRIMRPNTLSAHGSVLDDFGMETMLGKLMEDFILPLSRVFFHKVGGATLDSHHGYIVEYGTNRDDHMDLHVDDSEVTLNVCLGEQFTGGELFFRGVRCDKHVNVKSEPGEIYNYSHVHGCAVLHRGRHRHGALSTTFGHRVNMLLWCRSYVFREIQKYENKVHDWCHVCRKEKEEMRRHFGASLEHEVLKERIASSEAGSSSPCFSRTDSSSP